In Flavobacterium luteolum, the DNA window GAAGATGTTTCGTATTTCGGAACCATGATGGTCTATAAAGGCCATGCAGACGGAATGGTTTCTGGAGCCGCTCATACCACACAGCATACAATTTTACCAGCACTACAATTCATTAAAACCAAACCTAATTCATCTGTTGTTTCTTCAGTGTTTTTTATGTGTTTAGAAGATCGAGTTTCTGTTTTTGGAGATTGCGCTATTAATCCAAACCCAACAGCAGAACAATTGGCAGAAATTGCGATTTCGTCAGCAGAATCAAGTCTGGCATTCGGAATTGAACCAAAAATAGCCATGCTTTCTTATTCTTCTGGATCGTCAGGAAAAGGAGATGAGGTAGACAAAGTAAGAACAGCAACGGCAATTGTAAAAGAAAAAAGACCTGACTTAAAAATTGAAGGCCCAATTCAGTATGATGCTGCGGTTGATTTAAGCGTTGGAAAAAGCAAAATGCCAGATTCAGAAGTAGCAGGACAGGCCAGCGTATTAATTTTTCCAGATTTAAATACAGGAAATAATACTTACAAAGCCGTTCAGAGAGAGACAGGAGCTTTGGCAATTGGTCCAATGCTTCAAGGTTTAAATAAGCCAGTAAATGATCTAAGCCGAGGATGTACTGTTGATGATATAATCAACACAGTGGTTATTACAGCCATTCAGGCTCAAGGAATGTAAATAATTGTGAATTGTTAATGGTGATTATGAATTACTTTGCCTTAAAAATTTGCTTTTATTTCAATTTTAAATCGAGATATAAAAAATATAAAACAAAAAGTTTTGAGTCTTTTAAGAAAACTCAGCACCTTAGAAACTTAGCATCTTAGTACCTTAAAAAAAATGAAAATATTAATTATAAATTCAGGGAGTTCTTCAATTAAATACCAATTAATGGTAATGCCAGAAAACGAAGTAATATGTTCTGGAATGATTGACAGAATTGGTTTAGAAACTTCAAATATTACTTTTAAAACAGCTGTTGCTTCACGAGAAGAAACACTTCCAATTCCCAATCACAAAATAGGTTTGCAGAAAGTGGCTAATATGCTTTTAGACCCTGAAAAAGGAGTAATTAAATCTACTTCAGAGATTGCTGCTGTTGGTCATCGTGTGGTGCATGGTGGAAGCGATTTTAGCGCAACAGTAAAAATTGATGAAAAAGTTAAAGAAAAAATCAAACAGCTTTTTGAATTGGCGCCTTTGCACAATCCAGCCAATTTAGAAGGAATTAATGTGGCAGAAGAAATTTTCAGTTCGGCAGAACAAATTGCTGTTTTTGATACTGCATTTCATCAAACTATGCAAGAAGTAGCATATAAATATGCAATTCCGAATTACCTTTTGAAAGAAAATAAAGTTCGTGTTTATGGTTTTCATGGAACGAGTCATAAATATGTTTCTGAAAAGGCAATTAAATACTTAAAAGATAATTCTAAAATAATTACAATACACTTAGGAAATGGCTGTAGTATGGCCGCAGTTAAAGATGGAAAGTGTATTGATACTTCAATGGGATTTTCTCCTTCAAATGGCTTAATTATGGGAACCCGCGCTGGAGATATTGACCAGTCTGTTGTTTTTTATATGATTAAAAATTTAGGTTATACTCCAGATGAGGTAAATGCTGTTTTATTGAAACAAAGCGGTATGCTTGGCCTTACTGGTTATAGTGATTTGCGTGACATTGAAGCTGAAGCCGAAAAAGGAAATAAAGAATGTCTCTTAGCATTACAGATGAATGCTTATAGAATTAGAAAAACAATAGGAGCTTATGTCGCAGCCCTAAACGGATTAGATGGAATTGTTTTTACTGCAGGAATTGGAGAAAACTCATCGTATATGCGTAATTTGATTTGTACAGACATGGATTATTTCGGAATTGAAATTAATACAGAAAAGAATCAAATTCGTTCTAAAGAATTGCGAGAAATCAATTCAGAGAAGTCTAAAGTAAAAGTTTTGGTAGT includes these proteins:
- a CDS encoding acetate/propionate family kinase, whose translation is MKILIINSGSSSIKYQLMVMPENEVICSGMIDRIGLETSNITFKTAVASREETLPIPNHKIGLQKVANMLLDPEKGVIKSTSEIAAVGHRVVHGGSDFSATVKIDEKVKEKIKQLFELAPLHNPANLEGINVAEEIFSSAEQIAVFDTAFHQTMQEVAYKYAIPNYLLKENKVRVYGFHGTSHKYVSEKAIKYLKDNSKIITIHLGNGCSMAAVKDGKCIDTSMGFSPSNGLIMGTRAGDIDQSVVFYMIKNLGYTPDEVNAVLLKQSGMLGLTGYSDLRDIEAEAEKGNKECLLALQMNAYRIRKTIGAYVAALNGLDGIVFTAGIGENSSYMRNLICTDMDYFGIEINTEKNQIRSKELREINSEKSKVKVLVVPTDEEYEIANQVFQLLEN